In Pedobacter sp. W3I1, one DNA window encodes the following:
- a CDS encoding AraC family transcriptional regulator, with translation MHLFFAKKGNKLLNILLSVIFLARFGQILTSLLFKSGQPNTLAFFHQTFTPFYYAAPACFYLYITGFLQDRKSLQKIEWLHFVPALLAIIHVIPWHFSTTLDWDRIGNQLAENGYYSLKAKSGLFPPYFHYLFRPILIFSYLCITWIAVLRLKNKPQQHIEGEGRKWIIFFLRIATFFQLFSLVPIVLRSLHIPYVNAFFIMLNCLALLVILLYALHKPYIFYGYLLVAVNWTKKPAIKKAETGATFVSLPEEDSKPTIAAVKKINLLDAQLSDYALAMEEIMEQEQLYLLHDFQIISLAAKLNIPIHHCSFVINKHIGKNFRDWINSYRVNHFLKQYPLKSDKITIEALASEAGFKSLATFYNAFKKETGLMPTTYFVQELGR, from the coding sequence ATGCATCTTTTTTTCGCAAAAAAGGGGAATAAACTGCTTAACATTCTGCTTTCAGTTATATTTTTGGCCCGATTTGGGCAAATCTTAACTTCATTACTTTTTAAATCTGGCCAGCCCAATACCTTAGCTTTTTTTCATCAGACTTTTACTCCGTTTTATTATGCTGCCCCAGCCTGTTTTTATCTTTACATCACCGGGTTTCTTCAAGATCGTAAAAGTCTACAAAAAATAGAATGGCTTCATTTTGTACCAGCTTTACTGGCTATTATCCATGTTATTCCCTGGCATTTTTCTACAACACTCGATTGGGATAGGATAGGAAACCAGTTAGCTGAAAATGGTTACTACTCACTCAAAGCAAAAAGTGGCTTGTTTCCTCCATATTTCCACTACCTATTTAGGCCAATACTCATATTTAGTTATTTGTGCATTACCTGGATTGCCGTACTCCGCCTAAAAAACAAGCCACAACAGCACATCGAAGGTGAAGGCAGAAAATGGATCATCTTTTTTCTTCGGATTGCTACTTTTTTCCAGTTGTTTAGTTTGGTGCCTATTGTTTTAAGAAGCCTACACATCCCATATGTTAATGCCTTTTTTATTATGCTTAATTGTTTGGCCTTACTCGTCATTTTGTTATATGCACTCCACAAACCCTATATTTTTTATGGCTATTTGCTGGTGGCTGTAAACTGGACTAAAAAACCTGCAATTAAGAAAGCAGAAACTGGAGCTACATTCGTTTCCTTACCAGAAGAAGATTCAAAACCTACAATTGCAGCAGTCAAAAAAATTAATCTTTTGGACGCGCAACTATCTGACTATGCCCTTGCTATGGAAGAAATAATGGAGCAGGAACAACTTTACCTGCTTCACGATTTTCAGATTATCAGTTTGGCAGCAAAACTTAACATCCCGATTCACCACTGCTCTTTTGTAATTAACAAACACATCGGAAAAAATTTCCGCGACTGGATAAACAGTTATCGGGTAAATCATTTTTTAAAGCAGTACCCGCTCAAATCAGATAAAATAACCATCGAAGCTCTGGCTTCTGAAGCCGGCTTTAAAAGTCTGGCTACATTTTACAATGCGTTTAAAAAAGAAACAGGCTTAATGCCAACCACCTATTTTGTACAGGAATTAGGCCGTTAA
- a CDS encoding Crp/Fnr family transcriptional regulator, translating into MPYSTSFLRPLFDYMEQFHPLSEAFKAEYEKSCRLIHVKKNKHILSPIDSNASLYFLVNGLVRGFVRDGKKDISTWFNFGNELIGAIRHPDQQTSHSVEYLQALEECQLICIPYTLIDLMYTNYPEANLIGRKVLALHYYAASERSILARIPKAMSRYRKLQQSDLDINRIPQRYLASYLGMRLETLSRIRHKVLTLDYRLCS; encoded by the coding sequence ATGCCTTATTCAACATCATTTTTACGCCCGCTTTTCGATTATATGGAGCAGTTCCATCCCCTATCTGAAGCCTTTAAGGCCGAATATGAAAAATCTTGCAGGCTCATCCATGTTAAAAAGAATAAACACATCCTTTCACCTATAGACAGTAACGCTTCGCTTTATTTTTTGGTAAACGGACTCGTACGTGGCTTTGTACGTGATGGCAAGAAGGACATCAGCACCTGGTTTAACTTTGGGAATGAATTAATAGGTGCCATACGTCATCCCGATCAGCAGACCAGTCATTCTGTAGAGTATCTTCAGGCGCTGGAAGAATGCCAACTCATCTGTATTCCATATACCCTGATCGATTTGATGTATACCAATTATCCAGAGGCCAACCTGATCGGCAGAAAAGTATTGGCGCTTCATTATTATGCCGCATCAGAAAGATCAATCCTGGCCAGGATACCAAAAGCAATGAGCAGGTACCGCAAACTTCAACAAAGCGATTTGGATATCAACAGAATCCCGCAGCGTTATCTGGCCAGTTACCTCGGCATGCGTTTAGAAACGCTGAGTAGAATCAGACATAAAGTTTTAACACTCGATTACAGGCTGTGTTCTTAA
- the map gene encoding type I methionyl aminopeptidase yields the protein MILYKTNEEVELMQISALLVSDTLAEIAKILKPGITTLKIDKIANEFILDNGAVPSFYNYNGFPFHIITSVNDVVVHGFPTKDELKDGDIISVDVGTIKNGFHGDHAYTFIIGEVSAAVLNLVKTTKESLFLGIKEAVVGKRIGDIGAAIQSHNEKQGYGVVRDLVGHGLGKDMHEDPQVPNYGRKGNGLLLRENLVLAIEPMINMGKKNVFLDDDGWTIRTADGSPSVHFEHDVCIKKGEALILSDYAPIEAAEKQNSNLNTSYY from the coding sequence ATGATTTTATATAAAACCAACGAAGAAGTAGAGCTGATGCAGATCAGTGCCTTACTGGTAAGCGATACCCTTGCAGAAATAGCTAAAATATTAAAGCCAGGCATCACAACGCTCAAAATTGATAAAATAGCCAATGAATTTATACTTGATAATGGCGCTGTACCTTCCTTTTACAATTACAATGGTTTCCCCTTTCATATTATTACCTCGGTAAACGATGTGGTCGTACATGGCTTTCCGACTAAAGATGAGTTGAAAGATGGCGATATTATCTCAGTAGATGTGGGTACCATAAAAAACGGTTTTCATGGCGATCATGCTTACACCTTTATCATAGGCGAAGTATCGGCAGCGGTATTAAACCTGGTTAAAACCACCAAAGAATCACTTTTTCTTGGAATTAAAGAAGCTGTAGTGGGTAAACGCATTGGCGATATTGGTGCAGCTATTCAAAGCCATAACGAAAAACAGGGTTATGGCGTAGTAAGAGACCTGGTAGGCCATGGTTTAGGTAAAGATATGCACGAAGATCCGCAGGTGCCGAATTATGGGAGGAAAGGTAATGGTTTGCTCTTAAGAGAAAATCTGGTACTGGCTATAGAACCGATGATCAATATGGGTAAAAAGAATGTGTTTCTGGATGATGACGGCTGGACGATCAGAACAGCGGATGGAAGTCCATCTGTGCATTTTGAACATGATGTTTGCATTAAAAAAGGCGAAGCACTTATTCTTTCTGATTATGCCCCTATTGAGGCTGCAGAAAAGCAGAACAGCAACCTTAATACTTCTTATTACTAA
- a CDS encoding glycoside hydrolase family 2 protein — MIKRLILLLLLLVSYAGFSQETTKIYLSGTDKDYSKQWDFYCTGGRKSGIWTKIPVPSNWELQGFGSYNYGHDKVKANEQGIYRYEFQMGKITGKKVFLVFEGAMTDTKVSINGKLAGDLHQGGFYRFKYDITALLKPGEKNLLEVTVDKVSANASINKAERTSDFWIFGGIFRPVYLETVPNKFIERVAVNAKADGTFQLDVYGQNLAADDILEAQVKKLTGENVGKAFSMKPNLENNVQTLKATFSNPLLWSSEFPNLYQVVVRIKNKQQIVHQVKQKFGFRTLELRNGDGFYVNGSKMILKGVNRHSFWPESGRTLSREVHLMDVRLMKEMNMNAVRMSHYPPDAEFLDICDSLGLYVINELTGWQAKYDNTVGHRLVKELVIRDVNHPSIIFWANGNEGGFNTDLDNDYALYDPQKRTVIHPWEKFNGTDTKHYPDYNYMVKAATSGQEVFFPTEFMHALYDGGAGAALDDFWNQMLIHPHGAGGFIWALVDENVIRTDKNGIYDGDGNHAPDGIVGPHREKEASFYTIKEIWSPVFVDLPKIDSDFKGKIAIENRFNFTNLAQCTFKWKLVSFPSANTAGTKAIVNASGAATAKLKPGAKGTLGLALPNSWTQSDALYLTAYGPDKKEIFTWSWPIKAARLIAEKQGTTLSNSGVKAEETNQSLLIKQEGISYYFEKATGYLEKVVKGNTVISLSKGPALAGVNTQLKNFSHRAEGAKYIVESDYQGAGNLHAKWTFETGKLAKLEYEFNQQGEADFMGITFNYPEDKTTGMKYLGRGPYRVWKNRLKGQQFGVWHKDYNNSITGETWGYPEFKGYHAEVNWVTIENKETPFTVYIPDQDTYLQMFRPAREAAALSNNNVEPAFPEGNIGFLKGISAIGTKFQSALLLGAQSQKNKTDGKTFKGTLLFDFGNKH; from the coding sequence ATGATCAAAAGATTAATACTGTTATTGTTGTTGTTGGTTTCTTACGCTGGCTTTTCGCAGGAAACCACTAAAATCTATCTTTCCGGAACAGATAAAGACTATTCCAAACAATGGGATTTTTATTGCACGGGCGGTCGAAAAAGCGGCATATGGACTAAAATCCCTGTGCCCTCTAATTGGGAGTTACAGGGTTTTGGAAGTTACAACTACGGGCACGACAAGGTTAAAGCCAATGAACAGGGGATTTATCGTTATGAATTCCAGATGGGTAAAATAACAGGCAAAAAGGTATTCCTGGTTTTTGAAGGTGCTATGACCGATACTAAGGTAAGCATTAACGGAAAGCTGGCCGGAGATCTGCACCAGGGCGGATTTTATCGTTTTAAATATGATATTACTGCGCTCTTGAAACCCGGAGAGAAGAATTTACTGGAAGTAACAGTTGATAAGGTTTCGGCAAATGCTTCCATTAATAAAGCAGAAAGAACAAGCGATTTTTGGATTTTTGGCGGCATCTTCCGGCCGGTTTATCTGGAAACTGTTCCAAACAAATTTATAGAAAGAGTTGCCGTTAATGCGAAGGCCGATGGTACCTTTCAGCTTGATGTTTATGGCCAAAATTTAGCTGCTGATGATATTCTTGAAGCCCAGGTGAAAAAATTAACTGGCGAAAATGTAGGCAAAGCCTTTTCTATGAAACCGAATTTGGAGAATAATGTGCAAACCCTGAAGGCAACTTTCTCAAATCCTTTATTATGGAGCAGCGAATTCCCCAATCTATATCAGGTTGTGGTGCGGATTAAAAATAAACAGCAGATTGTTCATCAGGTGAAGCAAAAATTCGGTTTTCGAACACTTGAACTGCGAAATGGCGACGGTTTTTATGTTAATGGTTCTAAAATGATTTTAAAAGGTGTTAATCGCCACAGCTTTTGGCCTGAAAGCGGACGTACATTAAGCCGTGAAGTACATTTAATGGATGTGCGGTTAATGAAAGAAATGAACATGAACGCCGTTCGCATGTCGCATTACCCGCCAGATGCAGAATTTTTGGATATCTGCGACTCGTTAGGTTTATACGTAATTAATGAGTTAACAGGCTGGCAGGCAAAATATGATAATACCGTTGGACACAGGCTCGTAAAAGAACTTGTAATCAGGGATGTAAACCATCCTTCCATTATTTTTTGGGCCAATGGCAATGAGGGAGGTTTTAATACCGATCTGGACAATGATTATGCCTTATACGATCCACAGAAACGAACTGTAATTCACCCTTGGGAGAAGTTTAACGGAACTGATACTAAACATTACCCGGATTATAATTATATGGTTAAGGCGGCTACTTCAGGTCAGGAAGTTTTCTTTCCAACAGAGTTTATGCATGCCCTTTATGATGGTGGTGCGGGTGCTGCTTTAGACGATTTCTGGAATCAGATGCTCATTCACCCGCATGGTGCTGGTGGGTTCATTTGGGCTTTGGTTGATGAAAACGTAATCCGGACAGATAAAAACGGTATTTACGATGGTGATGGAAACCATGCTCCTGACGGAATTGTTGGGCCGCATCGCGAAAAGGAAGCCAGTTTTTATACTATAAAAGAGATATGGTCTCCGGTTTTTGTTGATTTGCCAAAAATTGACAGTGATTTTAAAGGTAAAATCGCGATTGAGAACCGTTTCAATTTTACCAATCTTGCCCAATGTACTTTTAAATGGAAATTAGTTAGTTTCCCATCAGCCAACACAGCAGGAACGAAAGCTATTGTAAATGCCAGTGGGGCAGCAACTGCTAAGCTTAAACCCGGCGCAAAGGGTACGCTTGGTCTGGCTTTGCCAAATTCGTGGACACAAAGCGATGCCTTATATTTAACGGCTTATGGGCCTGACAAAAAGGAAATATTTACCTGGAGTTGGCCAATAAAAGCTGCCCGTTTGATTGCAGAGAAGCAAGGAACTACGCTGTCCAATTCAGGAGTAAAAGCTGAAGAGACTAACCAGTCGCTCCTGATTAAACAGGAGGGGATTAGTTACTATTTTGAAAAGGCAACGGGTTATTTGGAGAAAGTTGTTAAAGGTAATACCGTTATTTCTTTGTCAAAAGGTCCGGCGTTGGCCGGTGTAAACACCCAATTGAAAAATTTTAGCCATCGGGCAGAAGGAGCAAAGTATATTGTGGAGTCTGACTACCAGGGTGCTGGTAATTTGCATGCAAAGTGGACATTTGAAACCGGAAAGCTGGCAAAACTCGAATATGAATTTAACCAACAGGGCGAGGCTGATTTTATGGGGATTACGTTTAATTACCCCGAGGATAAAACGACTGGAATGAAATACCTTGGCCGTGGCCCATACCGGGTTTGGAAAAACAGGTTAAAAGGGCAGCAGTTTGGGGTTTGGCATAAGGACTATAATAATTCAATTACCGGCGAAACCTGGGGCTACCCTGAGTTTAAAGGTTACCATGCAGAAGTGAACTGGGTGACTATAGAAAATAAGGAAACTCCATTTACAGTTTATATACCTGATCAGGATACTTATTTGCAAATGTTCCGGCCTGCCCGTGAAGCTGCGGCACTAAGCAATAACAATGTAGAACCTGCCTTTCCGGAAGGGAATATTGGCTTTTTAAAAGGGATAAGTGCCATTGGTACCAAGTTTCAGTCGGCTTTATTATTAGGGGCTCAGAGTCAGAAAAACAAAACAGATGGCAAGACTTTTAAGGGTACCCTATTATTTGATTTTGGGAATAAGCATTAG
- a CDS encoding 2-hydroxyacid dehydrogenase, translating into MKIVFFSAKPYDREFFESCNQQYNFELEFWETHLGPHIADAIKAGTDVVCVFVNDKLTADVIATLAQKGVKIIALRCAGFNNVDLHAAKQYGIRVCRVPAYSPQAVAEHAVAMLLTLNRKTHKAYNRVREQNFSLSGLMGFNLFGKTVGVIGTGKIGAAFCKIMLGFGCRVLASDPFVNKSLQSAGVKYLPFHEVIKEADIISLHCPLTPENHYLIGSNSLLTMKKGVTLINTSRGGLINTREVIEALKTGQLAALGIDVYEQEEQLFFKDLSGSIIGDDDIQRLISFPNVLLTGHQAFFTQEALTEIAESTLKTVKILLEDNAEEIVSDAILV; encoded by the coding sequence ATGAAGATTGTGTTTTTTTCTGCGAAGCCTTACGACCGTGAATTTTTTGAAAGCTGTAACCAGCAGTATAATTTTGAATTGGAATTTTGGGAAACCCATTTGGGGCCTCATATTGCTGACGCGATAAAAGCAGGTACTGATGTGGTGTGTGTATTTGTGAACGATAAACTAACTGCTGATGTTATCGCCACATTGGCACAGAAAGGGGTGAAAATTATTGCTTTACGTTGTGCAGGCTTTAACAATGTGGATTTACATGCGGCCAAACAATACGGGATTCGCGTTTGCCGTGTTCCGGCTTATTCGCCACAAGCGGTTGCAGAACATGCAGTGGCCATGTTACTTACTTTAAACCGAAAAACCCATAAGGCCTATAATCGTGTACGGGAGCAAAATTTTTCGCTCTCAGGTTTAATGGGTTTTAATCTTTTTGGTAAAACAGTAGGAGTAATTGGCACAGGGAAAATTGGCGCTGCTTTCTGTAAAATTATGCTTGGTTTTGGCTGCAGGGTATTAGCTTCTGATCCTTTTGTGAATAAATCATTACAAAGTGCAGGCGTAAAGTATTTGCCTTTTCATGAAGTAATAAAAGAAGCTGATATTATTTCGTTGCATTGCCCGCTTACACCAGAGAACCATTATCTGATTGGATCGAATAGCTTATTGACGATGAAAAAAGGTGTGACTTTAATCAATACAAGTAGAGGGGGATTGATTAATACGCGTGAGGTAATTGAAGCATTAAAAACGGGGCAGCTTGCAGCGCTGGGAATTGATGTGTATGAGCAGGAAGAACAACTCTTTTTTAAAGACCTTTCCGGGAGTATTATTGGTGATGATGATATTCAGCGATTAATCAGCTTTCCGAATGTTTTGCTTACGGGGCATCAGGCTTTTTTTACGCAAGAGGCCTTAACAGAAATTGCCGAGTCTACCTTAAAAACAGTTAAGATATTGCTGGAAGATAATGCTGAAGAGATAGTTTCAGATGCAATATTGGTGTAA